In the genome of Flavobacteriaceae bacterium YJPT1-3, the window TTCTCTTCTTCATAAGGCCTAATTAATAAACCGGTGTATGCTCCATTTTCATCGGATGAGAGAAAAACGTTAAAAATGCTGTTGTCAAAAGTGGTTTTGTATTGAGCTGAGCTTCCATTGACGTAATCCGTGAACTCCATCTGTTGAATCGCTCCAGCCTCCTCCTTGAACTGACTGAGGAAGGCCTTAATTTGTGCAAGAGAAATGGCATTTTGCATGACCGGAGCGAAACGTGCATACAGCGTTTCCGCATCGCCCGCATTATAGTTTTTTTGGAAAAATTCAGCCAGTTCCTGATCAACTGGTTTAGGACTTTGAGCCGACAGGCTTAGACTTATTCCTAAAAAAAGTAGTAAAAATGAACATTTCATGCATACCAAGTTTTGCTAAAGATAAGAAAAGGGACGCCGACCCCAAGTCAGGGGCTCAGGTAAAAGCCTGTCCTGAACAGGATTATTTTTAGCCGGTAATCCCTTGGAAATTAACGTTAAGCGCTCAATTTCCAATGCTTTCTGGGGTTACTGCGTTGTCGGGGATCTTGTTTAAGCAAATCGGCCATCGAGCGATAGAAAACCGGAGAAGCCGAATAAAATTCGTCGGGTTGCTCGAAAAAAGATTCCATGGACACCGAGAACAGTTCCATCAAGTTGAATCCTCCGTAGCCTCTGAAAAGAGTGGTATGTCCGCTTCTGATCAAGGGTAGTTGGTTCATGGCCAGGTCACGCCAGACATTGAGCTTGCGCTCGCTAAAAAAGGTCACTCTCGATCGTGGATGCATCTGTTCAATGATGAGGCAATGTCCAAATTCATGAATGGCCAGATTGACTCCGTTATCCGTAACCACAAAGCCCTGTTCAACCGCCGGCCAGGAAAGATTCACCTGCCGGGTGGCAATATTAACATCCCCATCAAAAAGCAGCTTGGTGCCTTTGTAGGAGTAAGAGGTAGGCGCGATAAAGATTTTGCGGAACATGCTCAAGGTATCTGCCGATAGACCAAAAGTGATTTGCACAAAGGCACTGGAGATCACGATCATCATTTCCTGAGTTACTTCAAAGTCGGGGGTGGAATTGAACGCCGTGGTGTAATGAAAACGCAGAGTACGCACTAAAAATTCCCGTTGCTGTCGCTTGCCCAGATGCTTGTAATAGCTACTCCATGCGGAAAGTACCCGATGGAACTCGGCTTTCATTTCTTTCGAAAAGTAGAGACTGATAAGGCGGTACGTAAGTTTCAAAGCTCGATCTGGGGTGTTTATCGCACTTTTCCTTAGGGGAATAGCGGAGCCAAAATAAGAAAATTTTAATGAATGCCTAGTTTTGTGCGGCCAGCTTTACATTAGTTTCAGTTCTCCTGAACGAGAACTCCATTTTTGAATACGCGATTTACATTTTTCAGCTGTTGTATATCTTCTAGTGGATTGGTATTCAAAATGACCAGATCGGCTTGTTTGCCTACCTCAATAGAGCCGTGCGTGGCCTCGATCCCGATCGCCATCGCATTGATCAAGGTTGCCGACCGCAGAGCTTCGGCCGGGCTCATTCCGGCCCCGACCAGCAAGGCCAGTTCATCCTGCACGTATTGCAAGGTTTGGTTCATATCGGTCCCGGCAGCTATGGCCACGCCTTGTTGATGTGCCTTCCGGGTAATGCGCTTATTCCAGTCGCTGACCGCTTCCCGATCAATACGCTGCCCCGCACGAGCCAGAGCCGCAGTTGGATTTTTCCCTGCCGGTGGAGCAGGAGTAGGTGGTCTTTTGCGCAGGTCAGCGCTCCAGCCCATCAGGGTAGGTTCGAAGATTACTTTTTGGGCTTTCATAGACTCAAATAAGGCGTCAAACTCCGACTGATCCGCTTGAATATTCTTAAAGTCCAGCGTGGGAACTACCTGGCTGATGGCGGTCAGGAAGTTAGGCGGCATGTCCGGTTGTACCTCAAAGATGAGCCCCAGACTATGGGAGAGTACGTCTACGCCATTATGGACCGCTTCACTGGGCCGACTGGGGTACACACTGGAGTGGCTCCAAACGCGGAGTCCCAGTTTGTGGGCTTCAGCTGCTATCGTCCGGATCTGTTCAGGCCGAAGGTGATCGTATAATTTCAGGCCGGTAACGCCTGCCGCTTTCGCGGAAGCGACCACTTCTGCAATGTCCGTATCCTCTTCAATGACATGCATCCAGGGGGCTTGTCCGGGTTCAAAACCACGGGCTGCAAATTTAGTGCGGGGATCGGTCAGGAAAGCGGGGCCAAAGAGGTTGGCGGAATAATAAATGGTGGGGCCTTGAATGCTGTCCTTCATCATCAGCTGATTCAGTTTTTGATACAGGCGCGCATCTCCACCCATATCCCGAACGCTGGTGACACCCGACTGAAGCAATTGTTTTAGGATCTCGATCCGATTCTGCGGTCTAAACAGGTGCACATGAGCGTCAATGAGTCCGGGGATCACAAATCGATGCTCCAGATCAATGACTGTCGCTCCTTCCAGCGCAGCCTGATCAGGATTTGCAACGATGGCTGCAATTTTACCTGCTTCAAGTATCAACGTTTGATCCTCAAGTAGACTTCCATCGGCTACGTTGACAATATGGGTATGAGTTAAGACCGTGCGTTGGCTATGTTGCGCTGTGGCGTAAGCCGCATACAATAGCGTGTAAAGCAGCATGAAAAACCAAAGCAAACGCAACAAAGTGTGTTTCAATGGAGGAGGTGTGGATGACGTAACCATATTTGAATCAGCATATTAGCGTGAATATACTATTTTAATTGTATTCAGGGACCTTGGGTGCAGAACGTATTTTAGTCGTTATCAGCAGGTGTTTCAATCATCATTGGTACTTCACCGGTCAGTTCCCAGCGTCCTAGCGTAATAGGAATATTCCCGATACGGTTCAGCCTGTCAAAAAAGGTCTTCAATACGAAGGGTTGACCTTCAGATTCTACTTGTTTGGCATAGGCCGCGATCGTTTCTTCCAACAAGTGCTTACCGGTTATATAAGAAGTACCGTAACCGGGTTGGCGCAGGTAGAGATGCTGTTCAAAAAGGAGTAACTCTTTTTCGGTCTTCATCCAGCCCCGGGGGGTGTATTCGGAGTGGATCTTGCCGGCTTCTTCCATGGTCATCAGATTAGCATGGGCATAGAGGGATCCCAGGCCACGTGCGGCCCGCTGTGCGATCATGATGTAGACGATCTCCCGGGTTCGGGGACTGTCCTCATAGAGTCCGGCCTGCATGAATAGTTCTTCCACCGCGGTGGCCGTGCCCTCATTGCGGGAATCAAAAATGTTGTAAAGCAAAGGTCCTCTTCGGATAGCTCTCGGATTGGGTTCTTCTTCCATACGCGCCAATTCAAACCAATGATAGAAATGCGAATAGAGCGGCCGGGGATCGTAGTGTTCACCGATCACAAAGAAATTCCGTTGGTCTTCGGGAACGAAGGCTCCCAAATGGGCGCGAAGGGCGGGCTCAAAATACGGTTTTACGGTCACGATTTCCTGCTGATTAAGAAAATTCAGTAGGCTTTTGGCAGCATCATCGGCCATGCGATCATAAGCTTCTGGAGAATGGGCTGCCTGCAACTCCGGGAGATCACGGTTGCGGTGTTCTTCCATTTTTAAGGAAGACCAGGCACGGGCCAGTTCGCGTTTAAGGATCATGACTTCCTCCTCCCAGTTCAAGGGGACTAAGTGCACGTTTTGTTGATACCAGCTGTATTGTTCCTTGCCGATCCCGGAAGGCCCCGCTTTGCCTTCGGCCTCCGCTTCCAACCAGATCACAAAATCATTGGTGGATTGAATGGCGGCCTTAATGGTTCGTCTAAGTTTTTTATCTGTAGCTACACCCGGCTGTTCGAGTATAGACTGAAGATCATTGCTTTGTGTTTTAAGGTCTCTGATGCCTGCGATCCAAAGTTCGTGAGCATTCCCCGTCAGATTTTCACGGGCTTGAGATTGAAAAGGCGAGATGATTTGCAGTTCGTTCAGCAGGCGTTGTCGCTCTTCAGGTACCAGGGGAAAGGAGTAGGTCCACAATTCGAGGGTAGCATGATTGGTAGGGCCTTCGTGGGCCGGCACATCGCTCTTAAAGGTCCATACTTGCTTATAGAAGGCCGGATCCCGCGTCCAGGGTTGGAGTATCCTTTCATTAAAATCGTAGCCGTTCATCTCGGCCCAGACGATCATCCAATCGACTTTATTGGGAATGCTCCAACCCGTGGTGTCGATGGCTTGTAACTGCTGGCGCAAACGTTCAAATTCCGGTCGGCGTTTGTTAAATGTCTTCGCTCTATAATCTGCCGCTCCCTCAAGCAGGGGAGGTTGTTCAAAGTTGCGCCATTCTTGGAACAGGTCAACGAGACGGGTGAAGGAGGTATGCTGTTTTTCAGCGGTGGATTTGTCTTGACCGTGTGAGGTAGGCATGTAGCTCACGAAGAGGAGTAGGCCAACCAGCACTATACGATAGGCATTCTGGAGTCTTTTGCAAGCTTTGATCTGTTCACCTACAGGTATAGAATCTATCATTTTCAATGGGCTATTGGGTAAGTTTGTACACCACCGCCTGATAGGGCATCAAGGTGGCCGTATCTCCGTTGAGGGTAGTGCTATCGTAATTATTGATCATCATCCCTTGGATGCTGTTGAGCTCAGCAAGGGTAATACTCGATTCCTGATCGGTGAAATTCAAAAGCACCAGCATCTTAGCGTCGTCCAGGGTTCGGGTGTAGGCATAGATGTCCGGATGCTCTTTTTGTAAGAGCGCGTAGTCGCCATACACCAGTACCGGATTTTCCTTACGTAATCGGGTCATTTTGCGGAAATGGTTCAGGATGCTGTTCGGGTCTTGTTCCTGGACCTCCACATTGATCTCTTGATAGTTATCATTCACCCGTTTCCAGGGGGTACCTTCCGTAAATCCGGCATGCTTACTATCGTTCCATTGCATGGGGGTCCGAGCGTTCTCTCGCGAACTGTAATTGAGGACCTCCATAAAGGCATCCAGGTCTTGCCCCTGAGCTACAGCGGTTTTGTATTTGCCTAGGGCATCCACATCCACGTATTCCTCGATCTTGGGCATATCGATATTGGTCATTCCAATTTCATCCCCATAATAGGTGTAGGGCGTACCGCGCATACTGAGCAGGAAGGTATTCAGCATTTGGGTGGAGGGAGTTCGGAATTGCGGACTCGGGTTTCCAAAGCGATTGACCAATCTGGAATTGTCGTGATTGGAGAGGTAGATGGCGATCCATCCCGCTTTCGCGAAAGCGCTATCCCACTTGCTAAAGGTTTCCTTGAATTCGGAGAGCTCGTAGCCTTCCGGCGTTCGGGACATGTCGACCGACTCAAAGTGATAGGCCATTTGCAGTTCCTTACGATCGGCATCCACCAGGTCGTGGGCATCCTGGAAGGTGCTGCCGGCGCCTTCGGCCACAGCGAAGACGTCATAGGGCTCGATCACCTCCTCATACATCTCCTTCAGATAGTCGTGCAGTTGTGGACGCATCCCGTACCACTTGATGAAGTCTTTTTCGTGCCCTTTCGGGAAATCGGGATAGGTGGTGTCTTTGCTGGCAAACTGAAAGGCATCCATACGGAACCCATCCACACCTTTTTCTGCCCAGAATTTCATGATGTCATAGACCTCCTGCCGCAGCTTGGGATTCTCCCAGTTGAGGTCCGGCTGGGCTTCCGCAAAGGTGTGCAGGTAATAGGCATTGCTGATGGAATCGTAATCCCAACCGCCTTCCGGATCGAACAGGCTGTAGCGGTACGGAGGCTCGCCCTTTTCAGCCGGCCACCAGTGGTAATAATCGCGGTAGGGATTGTCTCGCGAACTGCGGGACTGCTTGAACCATTCGTGCTGATCGCTGCTGTGGTTGACCACTACATCG includes:
- a CDS encoding amidohydrolase family protein, with amino-acid sequence MVTSSTPPPLKHTLLRLLWFFMLLYTLLYAAYATAQHSQRTVLTHTHIVNVADGSLLEDQTLILEAGKIAAIVANPDQAALEGATVIDLEHRFVIPGLIDAHVHLFRPQNRIEILKQLLQSGVTSVRDMGGDARLYQKLNQLMMKDSIQGPTIYYSANLFGPAFLTDPRTKFAARGFEPGQAPWMHVIEEDTDIAEVVASAKAAGVTGLKLYDHLRPEQIRTIAAEAHKLGLRVWSHSSVYPSRPSEAVHNGVDVLSHSLGLIFEVQPDMPPNFLTAISQVVPTLDFKNIQADQSEFDALFESMKAQKVIFEPTLMGWSADLRKRPPTPAPPAGKNPTAALARAGQRIDREAVSDWNKRITRKAHQQGVAIAAGTDMNQTLQYVQDELALLVGAGMSPAEALRSATLINAMAIGIEATHGSIEVGKQADLVILNTNPLEDIQQLKNVNRVFKNGVLVQEN
- a CDS encoding zinc-dependent peptidase — encoded protein: MKLTYRLISLYFSKEMKAEFHRVLSAWSSYYKHLGKRQQREFLVRTLRFHYTTAFNSTPDFEVTQEMMIVISSAFVQITFGLSADTLSMFRKIFIAPTSYSYKGTKLLFDGDVNIATRQVNLSWPAVEQGFVVTDNGVNLAIHEFGHCLIIEQMHPRSRVTFFSERKLNVWRDLAMNQLPLIRSGHTTLFRGYGGFNLMELFSVSMESFFEQPDEFYSASPVFYRSMADLLKQDPRQRSNPRKHWKLSA
- a CDS encoding alpha-glucosidase, which gives rise to MKKLFLLALTVLVLIACKNNSESEDTTSSTPETSNRTWWKEGILYQIYPQSYQDTDGDGFGDFQGVIQRQDYVASLGIDMVWMNPFFESPLVDNGYDVADYRAILPRYGTMEDFQEMLDGFHERDIKFVLDVVVNHSSDQHEWFKQSRSSRDNPYRDYYHWWPAEKGEPPYRYSLFDPEGGWDYDSISNAYYLHTFAEAQPDLNWENPKLRQEVYDIMKFWAEKGVDGFRMDAFQFASKDTTYPDFPKGHEKDFIKWYGMRPQLHDYLKEMYEEVIEPYDVFAVAEGAGSTFQDAHDLVDADRKELQMAYHFESVDMSRTPEGYELSEFKETFSKWDSAFAKAGWIAIYLSNHDNSRLVNRFGNPSPQFRTPSTQMLNTFLLSMRGTPYTYYGDEIGMTNIDMPKIEEYVDVDALGKYKTAVAQGQDLDAFMEVLNYSSRENARTPMQWNDSKHAGFTEGTPWKRVNDNYQEINVEVQEQDPNSILNHFRKMTRLRKENPVLVYGDYALLQKEHPDIYAYTRTLDDAKMLVLLNFTDQESSITLAELNSIQGMMINNYDSTTLNGDTATLMPYQAVVYKLTQ